One Chitinophagaceae bacterium C216 genomic window carries:
- a CDS encoding Pyridoxal phosphate homeostasis protein → MAVNEQVYKELIQELSTKQVVLVAVSKTKPVSDIQKLYDLGHRDFGENYVQELLSKQPQLPTDIRWHFIGHLQSNKVKYIAPFVHLIHGVDSLNLLKEINKQAAKHNRIINCLLQVHIAQEETKFGLDSDELEAILNNVGDFQNICIKGLMGMASFTEDVNKVRNEFAVLKRLFDLHTQQQAPNIQFSILSMGMSGDYKIAVEEGSTMVRIGSLLFGARQYNS, encoded by the coding sequence ATGGCAGTTAATGAGCAGGTATACAAGGAGCTGATTCAGGAGTTAAGCACAAAACAGGTAGTTCTGGTGGCGGTATCTAAAACCAAGCCCGTGTCGGATATTCAGAAATTGTATGATTTGGGACATAGGGATTTTGGTGAAAATTACGTGCAGGAGCTGTTGTCTAAACAGCCTCAGTTGCCCACTGATATTCGTTGGCATTTCATAGGTCATTTGCAAAGTAATAAGGTGAAATATATAGCGCCGTTTGTACATCTGATACACGGTGTGGATAGTCTAAATCTATTGAAGGAAATCAATAAACAAGCAGCAAAACATAATCGCATTATCAATTGTCTTCTACAGGTGCACATTGCACAGGAAGAAACTAAGTTTGGTTTAGATTCAGATGAACTGGAGGCTATTTTGAATAATGTGGGAGATTTTCAGAATATCTGCATCAAAGGGCTAATGGGCATGGCCAGCTTTACAGAGGACGTCAATAAAGTGCGTAACGAATTTGCTGTATTGAAACGCCTGTTTGATTTGCATACACAACAGCAAGCTCCCAATATTCAGTTTTCAATTTTATCAATGGGTATGAGTGGCGATTATAAAATCGCAGTAGAGGAGGGAAGCACTATGGTTCGGATTGGTAGTTTATTGTTTGGTGCGCGGCAGTATAATTCATAA
- the mntH gene encoding Divalent metal cation transporter MntH: MDPGNWATDLAGGSQFGYSLLWVLLMSNIMALLLQSLSARLGIVRNRDLAQANRETYPKYINFALYILAEIAIAATDLAEILGMAIGLQLLTGMPLIYGVLITALDTFLLMALQRLGIRKLEAFIIGLIFIIAMSFLIQIIVAKPDAGEIVSGFVPHIENDTALYIAIGIIGATVMPHNLYLHSALVQTRKFKTDAAGIKKALKLNFIDSAVALNMAFLVNAAILILAATVFFKTGRSDVGEIKQAYELLPQHLGSGIAAKLFAVALIAAGQSSTVTGTLAGQIVMEGYLRLRINPIVRRLITRLIAIVPAALVILINGEEDVDRLLIFSQVVLSMQLGFAIIPLIHFVSDKKTMGQFAIKPWLKVASWLITVVLVYLNAWMVAEEISGYFQSPGNIFWKILIVIGLLLIIVLLYYTIVLPFKKTTPPKNITIHDEPQTLQIAPISRYRKIAITLDFGDQDEKVINHALAQGSPDCTYLLIHITESVAGTANYTESVDNETLTDSKYLNQYVQQLTAAGYKAEARLGFGKTAQSIANIVQSSGCDLLVIGAHGHKGIKDFIYGETINNLRHLVNIPVLVVQG; this comes from the coding sequence ATGGATCCGGGAAACTGGGCTACCGATCTGGCAGGGGGTAGTCAGTTTGGATACTCCCTACTCTGGGTCCTACTCATGAGCAATATTATGGCCCTATTACTACAAAGCCTTTCGGCACGATTGGGCATCGTACGCAATCGCGACCTAGCTCAGGCCAATCGAGAAACTTATCCTAAATACATCAACTTTGCGCTATACATTCTTGCCGAAATAGCCATAGCGGCTACCGACCTAGCCGAAATACTAGGAATGGCAATAGGCTTACAGCTGCTTACAGGTATGCCGCTGATTTACGGAGTACTCATTACTGCCTTGGATACTTTTCTGTTAATGGCCTTACAGCGTTTGGGCATTAGAAAACTGGAAGCCTTCATCATCGGGCTTATCTTCATCATCGCCATGTCGTTCCTCATTCAGATCATTGTGGCAAAGCCCGATGCTGGGGAAATAGTTTCTGGTTTTGTTCCGCATATCGAGAACGACACTGCTCTATACATCGCTATTGGTATTATAGGCGCTACTGTAATGCCTCACAACCTGTATCTACACTCGGCGCTCGTACAAACCCGCAAATTCAAGACTGATGCGGCAGGTATCAAAAAGGCCTTAAAACTCAATTTTATTGATAGTGCCGTAGCACTAAACATGGCTTTCCTGGTGAATGCAGCCATACTCATACTGGCAGCTACGGTATTTTTCAAAACCGGACGTTCCGATGTAGGAGAAATCAAGCAGGCTTATGAACTGCTTCCACAGCATCTGGGCAGTGGTATTGCTGCTAAACTTTTTGCCGTAGCGCTTATTGCAGCCGGACAAAGCAGTACAGTAACCGGAACGCTTGCCGGACAAATTGTTATGGAAGGGTATTTACGACTGCGTATTAACCCTATCGTAAGAAGATTAATCACCCGACTTATTGCTATTGTACCTGCAGCACTGGTAATCCTTATCAACGGCGAAGAAGATGTAGACCGCCTATTAATATTTAGCCAGGTAGTATTGAGTATGCAATTGGGCTTTGCCATCATTCCGCTCATTCATTTTGTGAGCGATAAAAAAACAATGGGGCAGTTTGCTATCAAACCGTGGTTAAAAGTTGCCTCTTGGTTGATTACCGTGGTATTGGTATATCTGAATGCATGGATGGTAGCAGAAGAAATCTCCGGTTACTTCCAATCTCCAGGAAATATATTCTGGAAAATCCTCATCGTAATTGGATTACTATTGATTATAGTACTATTGTATTACACCATCGTCTTGCCTTTTAAAAAGACAACCCCACCCAAAAATATCACCATACACGACGAACCCCAAACCTTGCAGATTGCTCCTATAAGTCGATATCGTAAAATTGCCATTACGCTGGACTTTGGCGATCAGGATGAGAAGGTCATCAATCACGCTTTAGCACAAGGTAGTCCCGACTGCACCTATCTACTCATTCACATTACCGAAAGTGTAGCCGGAACTGCCAACTATACAGAGAGTGTCGATAACGAAACACTTACCGACAGTAAATATTTAAACCAATACGTACAACAACTTACCGCTGCCGGATATAAAGCCGAGGCAAGACTGGGCTTTGGTAAAACTGCACAGAGTATTGCCAATATTGTTCAAAGCTCAGGCTGCGACTTATTGGTTATAGGAGCGCATGGCCATAAAGGGATCAAAGATTTCATTTATGGCGAAACCATTAACAACCTCCGACACCTTGTAAATATTCCGGTACTTGTAGTACAGGGATAA
- the icd gene encoding Isocitrate dehydrogenase [NADP] — MAEKIKVANPVVELDGDEMTRIIWKFIKDKLILPYVDVDIKYFDLGIENRDATNDQVTIDAANAIKEYGVGIKCATITPDEARVKEFNLKQMWKSPNGTIRNILDGTVFREPIVIKNIPRLVPNWTAPIIIGRHAFGDQYRATDTVIKGKGKLTMTFTPEDGGEPQTFEVYNFKGDGVALTMYNTDESIRGFARSCFNMALNKKWPLYLSTKNTILKKYDGRFKDIFEEVYQNEFKAQFDEAGITYEHRLIDDMVASALKWNGNFVWACKNYDGDVQSDTIAQGFGSLGLMTSVLITPDGKTMEAEAAHGTVTRHYREHQKGNPTSTNPIASIFAWTRGLAFRGKLDGNQQLIDFANALEQVCIETVESGKMTKDLAVCIHGNKVEHGTHYLYTEEFLEELDQNLKKKLA, encoded by the coding sequence ATGGCTGAAAAAATTAAAGTAGCTAACCCGGTTGTAGAACTGGACGGCGATGAAATGACCCGCATTATCTGGAAATTTATTAAAGATAAGTTGATATTGCCCTATGTGGATGTAGACATCAAATACTTTGATTTAGGTATAGAAAATCGCGATGCTACCAATGACCAGGTTACTATTGATGCAGCCAATGCTATCAAAGAGTATGGTGTAGGTATCAAATGCGCAACAATTACTCCAGACGAGGCCCGTGTAAAGGAATTCAATCTGAAACAAATGTGGAAAAGCCCGAACGGCACTATCAGAAATATATTGGATGGTACCGTATTCCGTGAGCCGATTGTAATTAAAAACATTCCGCGCCTAGTGCCTAACTGGACCGCTCCTATCATCATTGGTCGTCACGCATTCGGAGATCAATACCGTGCTACCGATACCGTAATCAAAGGAAAAGGTAAGCTGACAATGACCTTCACTCCCGAAGATGGTGGCGAACCTCAAACCTTCGAAGTATACAACTTCAAAGGCGATGGTGTAGCATTGACCATGTATAATACCGATGAGAGCATCAGAGGATTTGCACGTAGCTGTTTCAACATGGCCTTAAACAAAAAATGGCCTTTATACCTTTCTACCAAAAACACCATCCTTAAAAAATACGATGGTCGCTTTAAAGACATTTTCGAAGAAGTTTACCAAAATGAATTTAAAGCCCAGTTCGATGAAGCAGGTATCACTTACGAACACCGCCTTATCGACGACATGGTTGCAAGTGCACTGAAATGGAACGGCAATTTTGTTTGGGCTTGTAAAAACTACGATGGCGACGTACAAAGCGATACCATTGCTCAGGGATTCGGTTCGCTGGGGTTGATGACCTCTGTACTGATTACTCCCGACGGAAAAACTATGGAGGCCGAAGCTGCACATGGTACCGTTACTCGTCACTACCGCGAGCATCAGAAAGGCAACCCTACCAGCACCAACCCTATCGCAAGTATTTTTGCATGGACTCGTGGTTTAGCCTTCCGCGGAAAACTGGACGGTAACCAGCAACTTATCGACTTTGCTAATGCATTGGAACAGGTATGTATCGAAACCGTAGAATCCGGTAAAATGACCAAAGACCTGGCCGTATGTATCCATGGCAATAAAGTAGAGCATGGCACCCATTATCTGTACACCGAAGAGTTCCTGGAAGAACTTGATCAAAACCTGAAAAAGAAATTAGCTTAA